A segment of the Promicromonospora sukumoe genome:
CTGATCGAGCGGCTGTCCAACGCGGAGGCCCTGCGCACCGCGGCCACGGAGGCGCACGAGGCCGTCGCGGGCGAGGACGCCGACGGCGCCCGGGAGAACGCGATCGCCCTGGTGGAGCGGGCGCGCCGCGCGCTGGACGCCGCCGCGCACTCCGACGCCGCGCTCGGTGCCCTGGCCACCCGGTTCGCCGAGGTGGGCTACCTCCTGTCGGACGTGGCGACCGACGTCGCCGCCTACGTGGACGACCTGCAGGCGGACCCCGCCGGGCTGGAGACCGCGCACAACCGCATGGCGGAGCTGAACGCGCTGACCCGGTCGTACGGCGAGAGCATCGACGCGGTGCTGCAGTGGGCCAGCGACGCGGGCCTGCGCCTGCTCGACCTGGACGACGGCGGCGACCGCCTCACCTCGATGCGGGCCCGCGTCGAGGAGCTGGACGGCGAGCTGAACCGGCTCGCGGAGATCCTCACGGCCGAGCGCTCGCGCGGCGCGTCCGACCTGGCCACGGCCGTGACGAACGAGCTGCACGGGCTCGCGATGGGCGGCGCGCACCTGGTGGTCACGGTGGACCGGCTGGACCAGCCGGGCCCGTTCGGTGCCGACCAGGTCACGTTCCTGCTGGTGCCGCACCCCGGTGCCCCGGAGCGGCCGCTCGGCAAGGGCGCGTCCGGCGGTGAGCTCTCGCGCGTGATGCTGGCCCTCGAGGTCGCCCTGGCGACGTCGGGCGGCGCGGCCGCCGCGCGGACGGCCGAGACCCCGCGCAGCACCTTCGTGTTCGACGAGGTCGACGCCGGGGTCGGCGGCCGGGCAGCGGTCGAGGTCGGCCGCCGTCTGGCGCAGCTCGGGCGCACCACCCAGGTGGTCGTCGTGACCCACCTGGCCCAGGTCGCCGCGTTCGCCGACGCCCACCTCGTGGTCACCAAGAGCTCCGACGGCGACGCCGGCGCGAGCGACGGCGACGACGGGATGATCACGGTCACGGGCGTGCGCGAGGTCACCGCGGACGCACGCGTCCGCGAGCTGGCGCGCATGCTGTCCGGCCAGGACGACTCGGAGACGGCGCGTACCCACGCCCTGGAGCTCCTGGAGTCCTCGGTCGTGGGACGATAGAACGGATGAAGCTGATCTCCCGACCCGAGAAGCGCGCCGACAAGAGCGCAGCCAAGAGTGCCGCCGACCAGGCCCCGGTGCTGCCGCAGGCCGTTGCCCACGGACCCGCCCGGATCGGAGCGCGCACCAAGGAGCTCACGTCGCGGCTCAAGCAGGGCGACATCGCCGTGATCGACCACGTCGACATCGACCGCGTCGCCGCCGACGCCCTGGTCTCCGCCGCGCCCGTCGCGGTCCTGAACGCCGCACCGTCCACGTCCGGCCGGTACCCCAACACGGGGCCCGACATCCTG
Coding sequences within it:
- the recN gene encoding DNA repair protein RecN, encoding MLEEIAIENLGVIRSARVPLSDGLTVITGETGAGKTMVLTGLNLLMGAKADPQSVRPGASSAAVEGRVRVSGRDAVLGRVDEAGGEVEDDGTVVILRTIADGRSRAHLGGRAVPQGVLAEIAEDLFTVHGQADQLRLRTSGKQRDALDTFVGPAHQRVLAAYRAAWTERGGLLAEITDLEARGAERAREVELLRIGLEEIERVDPQTGEDVELQALIERLSNAEALRTAATEAHEAVAGEDADGARENAIALVERARRALDAAAHSDAALGALATRFAEVGYLLSDVATDVAAYVDDLQADPAGLETAHNRMAELNALTRSYGESIDAVLQWASDAGLRLLDLDDGGDRLTSMRARVEELDGELNRLAEILTAERSRGASDLATAVTNELHGLAMGGAHLVVTVDRLDQPGPFGADQVTFLLVPHPGAPERPLGKGASGGELSRVMLALEVALATSGGAAAARTAETPRSTFVFDEVDAGVGGRAAVEVGRRLAQLGRTTQVVVVTHLAQVAAFADAHLVVTKSSDGDAGASDGDDGMITVTGVREVTADARVRELARMLSGQDDSETARTHALELLESSVVGR